In the genome of Vicia villosa cultivar HV-30 ecotype Madison, WI linkage group LG7, Vvil1.0, whole genome shotgun sequence, one region contains:
- the LOC131618373 gene encoding zinc finger CCCH domain-containing protein 48-like produces MDMKVKRFNRTDRVIGTTCIYWLQGRCNRNPCRFLHSETPSIRATASYRDDTASYHNARKRCSVSPTPESAKRVSWRKTENDMSVPKHTTKKVLSRNLEDDRERTQVLPQKPSTSICKYWMNDNCVHGDKCRNLHSWSYGDGFSILAKLQGHKKLATGIALPNGSDKLYSGSADGTLRSWDCHTGQCANLMNLGAEATSLINEGPWIFVGLPNTVKAWNIQTASQFTLDGPKGRVLAMTVGNDTLLAGAEDGVISAWRGSSEPNSPFELVASLCGHTKSVVCLTVGAHNKMLYSGSKDQSIKVWDLDTFQCKMTLNAHADEVTSLLCWDNFLLSGSSDRTIKVWYKTMEETLEVAYSHDVENGVVALSGMTDPKDKPIVFCSTRDNSVRLYELPSFAERGRLFAKQEVGLIDVAPGGLFFTGDRTGMLTVWKWLEEPKAAASS; encoded by the exons ATGGATATGAAAGTGAAAAGGTTCAACAGAACTGATCGAGTCATTGGGACAACGTGCATCTATTGGCTCCAAGGAAGATGCAACAGAAACCCGTGTAGGTTTCTTCACAGTGAGACACCGTCTATTAGGGCTACTGCTTCTTATAGAGATGATACTGCATCGTACCATAACGCAAGGAAGCGTTGTAGTGTATCGCCTACGCCTGAATCTGCTAAGAGGGTCTCATGGAGAAAGACTGAAAATGACATGTCGGTTCCCAAACATACTACTAAGAAGGTCTTGAGTAGAAATTTGGAAGATGACAGAGAAAGGACACAAGTTCTTCCTCAGAAGCCTTCAACAAGCATCTGCAAATATTGGATGAATGACAACTGTGTTCATGGTGATAAGTGCCGGAATTTACACTCATGGTCTTATGGCGATGGGTTTTCCATATTAGCAAAGCTTCAAGGACACAAGAAG CTTGCCACCGGAATTGCACTTCCAAATGGATCAGACAAACTTTATTCTGGCAGCGCCGACGGGACACTTCGGTCATGGGACTGCCATACCGGTCAATGTGCCAATTTGATGAATCTTGGTGCCGAAGCTACCTCTTTGATTAATGAAGGCCCATGGATTTTTGTTGGTCTTCCTAACACTGTCAAG GCATGGAATATTCAGACTGCTTCGCAGTTTACTCTTGATGGACCTAAGGGACGAGTCCTTGCCATGACTGTTGGCAATGATACACTCTTAGCTGGAGCAGAG GATGGTGTAATTTCTGCATGGAGAGGCAGCTCGGAACCCAATTCTCCTTTTGAATTGGTTGCATCCCTATGCGGTCACACTAAATCTGTTGTTTGCCTGACTGTTGGGGCTCACAACAAGATGCTGTACTCAGGATCCAAGGATCAAAGCATTAAG GTTTGGGACCTAGACACATTTCAGTGTAAAATGACACTCAATGCACATGCAGATGAAGTCACATCCCTTCTTTGTTGGGACAATTTCTTGTTATCGGGTTCATCAGACCGCACTATCAAGGTCTGGTATAAAACCATGGAGGAAACTTTGGAAGTTGCATATTCACACGATGTAGAAAAT GGTGTTGTTGCACTTTCTGGGATGACagatccaaaagataagcctATAGTGTTCTGCTCTACTAGAGACAATTCAGTTCGCCTCTATGAACTACCATC ATTTGCCGAGAGGGGTAGATTGTTTGCTAAGCAAGAAGTTGGATTAATCGATGTAGCTCCTGGTGGACTCTTCTTCACCGGAGACAGAACTGGAATGCTGACTGTCTGGAAATGGTTAGAAGAGCCCAAGGCTGCAGCATCCTCTTGA